In the Methylophilus sp. 5 genome, one interval contains:
- a CDS encoding superoxide dismutase, with translation MEHTLPALPFAKNALAPHMSEETFDYHYSKHHQAYVTNLNNLIKGTEFENAALEDIIKKSSAGIYNNSAQVWNHTFFWNCLSPNGGGEPTGALAAAINAKWGSYEEFKKAFQASAVGNFGSGWTWLVKKADGAVDIVNMGAAGTPLTTGDTAVLTIDVWEHAYYIDHRNARPKFVETFLNHLVNWEFAAKNFAA, from the coding sequence ATGGAACACACCTTACCAGCGTTGCCATTTGCAAAAAATGCATTGGCACCACACATGTCAGAAGAAACATTTGACTATCACTACAGCAAGCACCATCAGGCATATGTGACCAACCTCAACAACCTGATCAAAGGCACCGAGTTTGAAAATGCTGCGTTAGAAGACATCATTAAAAAGTCTTCTGCTGGCATCTACAACAACTCAGCCCAGGTTTGGAACCACACTTTTTTCTGGAACTGCCTGTCTCCAAACGGTGGCGGCGAACCAACCGGAGCATTGGCAGCAGCTATCAATGCCAAATGGGGTTCTTATGAAGAGTTTAAAAAAGCTTTTCAAGCTTCAGCCGTGGGTAACTTTGGTTCCGGCTGGACCTGGCTGGTGAAAAAAGCTGACGGCGCTGTGGATATCGTCAACATGGGCGCCGCTGGCACCCCACTCACCACTGGCGACACCGCAGTGTTGACGATTGATGTATGGGAACACGCTTACTACATCGACCACCGCAATGCGCGTCCTAAGTTTGTCGAAACGTTCCTGAACCATCTGGTGAACTGGGAATTTGCAGCGAAGAATTTTGCGGCTTAA
- the xerC gene encoding tyrosine recombinase XerC encodes MHELLDDYLDFLHFERGLSEHTRNNYQRDIERLLQQHAADLQTLTPQDIRRQIASLNSQGLHGRSIARILSSWRGFYRYLVLHKSFPANPVIGLRAPKAPKTLPHALSIEQTIKLVEIEGDEPITVRDRAILELFYSSGLRLSELVGLNLDRLDLQEGLITVIGKGNKTRMVPLGSKAVAALKDWLAIRTLWLLKRPTEMAVFVSQQARRIHGRTVQTRINHWVTKQGLHNHVHPHMLRHSFASHVLQSSGDLRAVQEMLGHANISTTQVYTHLDFQHLSKIYDAAHPRARKK; translated from the coding sequence ATGCATGAACTGCTGGATGACTACCTCGACTTTCTGCATTTTGAGCGCGGCTTGAGCGAGCACACGCGCAACAACTATCAGCGCGATATTGAGCGCTTGCTGCAGCAACATGCAGCCGACCTGCAAACACTCACCCCACAAGACATTCGTCGCCAAATCGCCAGTTTAAATAGCCAGGGCCTGCATGGCCGTAGCATCGCGCGCATATTGTCGAGCTGGCGCGGGTTTTATCGCTATCTAGTGTTACACAAAAGCTTCCCGGCCAACCCGGTGATCGGCTTGCGCGCACCTAAAGCACCAAAAACATTACCGCACGCATTGTCGATAGAGCAAACGATCAAACTGGTAGAGATTGAAGGCGACGAGCCGATAACGGTGCGTGACCGTGCCATATTAGAACTGTTTTATTCCTCAGGCTTGCGTCTGAGCGAATTGGTTGGCCTCAATCTGGATCGCCTGGACTTGCAAGAAGGCCTGATTACCGTCATAGGCAAAGGCAACAAAACCCGCATGGTGCCTCTGGGCAGCAAAGCTGTTGCCGCGCTCAAAGACTGGTTAGCCATTCGCACACTCTGGCTCCTCAAGCGTCCGACAGAAATGGCCGTGTTTGTCAGCCAGCAAGCACGTCGCATCCATGGCCGCACCGTGCAAACGCGCATCAACCACTGGGTCACCAAACAAGGTCTGCATAACCATGTGCACCCGCACATGCTGCGCCACAGCTTTGCCAGCCATGTGTTACAAAGTAGCGGCGATTTACGTGCCGTGCAAGAAATGCTGGGGCATGCCAACATCAGCACCACACAAGTGTACACCCACCTCGACTTTCAACATTTGAGCAAAATTTACGACGCCGCACACCCGCGTGCACGCAAAAAATAA
- a CDS encoding DUF484 family protein, giving the protein MEDSINENDIKHYLKAHPDFFESHAHLLAELFLPSPHGKGTISLPERQQIAQRDKIRVLESRFTELILTAEENEATANKVHELTLGLLFAKDVAALHTHLVAFLAAHFQLPNAQLKLWVNDSHAADDLFIEAEDSLKNWAKDLSQPYCGTLPTMDIAGWFTDTPASLAVIPMRYQDITFGLMAIPSEQRSRFYAGMGTLFLNRIGELVSASLARYII; this is encoded by the coding sequence ATGGAAGACAGTATTAACGAAAACGATATCAAGCATTACCTCAAGGCGCATCCCGACTTTTTTGAAAGTCATGCCCACTTGCTGGCTGAGCTATTTTTGCCCAGCCCGCATGGCAAAGGCACTATTTCACTGCCCGAACGCCAGCAAATTGCCCAGCGCGATAAAATTCGTGTGCTTGAGTCACGCTTTACCGAGCTGATTTTAACGGCAGAAGAAAATGAAGCCACGGCAAATAAAGTGCACGAGCTCACCCTGGGCTTATTATTCGCCAAAGATGTTGCGGCATTGCATACCCATCTGGTGGCGTTTCTTGCCGCGCATTTTCAGCTACCCAACGCGCAACTAAAATTATGGGTCAACGACAGCCACGCAGCGGATGACTTGTTTATAGAAGCAGAAGACTCGCTGAAAAACTGGGCCAAAGACTTGAGCCAACCCTATTGTGGCACCTTGCCCACCATGGATATCGCCGGCTGGTTTACCGACACCCCGGCCTCACTGGCCGTGATTCCCATGCGCTACCAAGACATCACCTTCGGCCTGATGGCGATCCCTAGTGAGCAACGCAGCCGTTTTTATGCTGGCATGGGCACCTTGTTCCTCAACCGGATTGGAGAACTGGTCAGCGCATCACTGGCCAGATATATCATATGA
- the dapF gene encoding diaminopimelate epimerase, with protein MKLRFTKMQGAGNDFVVIDATQQPVHLSHSQIQHIANRYFGVGCDQLLMVESTNTAGVDFRYRIFNADGGEVEQCGNGARCFVRFVVEKGLTHKRDIKVETASGVISLMLQEDGQVTVNMGAPRFTPAQIPFEAETQSTVYELPLKDETVTISAVSMGNPHAVMLVDNVHTAEVASLGPQIESHARFPQRVNAGFMQVLNEHEINLRVYERGSGETLACGTGACAAAVSGIQLGTLQSPVKVHTRGGILTIQWAGADAPVMMTGPADIVFDGEIEI; from the coding sequence ATGAAATTACGATTTACCAAAATGCAGGGCGCAGGCAATGATTTTGTTGTGATTGATGCCACGCAACAGCCTGTACACCTCTCTCACAGCCAAATCCAGCATATTGCCAACCGTTATTTTGGCGTTGGGTGCGACCAGTTACTGATGGTTGAATCAACCAATACCGCTGGGGTTGATTTTCGTTACCGCATATTTAACGCCGATGGTGGTGAAGTGGAACAATGCGGCAACGGGGCACGTTGTTTTGTGCGCTTTGTGGTTGAAAAAGGCCTCACACACAAACGTGACATCAAGGTTGAGACCGCCAGCGGCGTGATCTCGCTGATGCTACAAGAGGACGGCCAAGTCACGGTCAATATGGGCGCACCGCGCTTTACACCGGCACAGATTCCTTTTGAGGCTGAAACACAGTCTACCGTTTACGAGCTACCGCTCAAAGACGAGACGGTGACCATTAGCGCGGTCTCAATGGGCAACCCGCATGCCGTGATGCTGGTCGACAACGTGCATACGGCTGAAGTCGCCAGCCTGGGGCCACAAATTGAATCTCACGCGCGGTTTCCGCAGCGCGTGAATGCAGGCTTTATGCAGGTGCTTAACGAGCATGAAATTAATCTGCGCGTGTATGAGCGTGGCAGCGGTGAAACCCTGGCCTGCGGCACAGGGGCCTGCGCGGCGGCAGTGAGCGGCATTCAGCTCGGCACCTTGCAAAGCCCGGTGAAAGTGCATACCCGTGGCGGCATTTTAACCATTCAATGGGCGGGTGCTGACGCACCAGTCATGATGACCGGGCCAGCAGACATTGTATTTGACGGCGAAATAGAGATTTAG
- the metK gene encoding methionine adenosyltransferase: MSEYLFTSESVSEGHPDKLADQVSDSILDAILEQDPTARVAAETLANTGLIVLAGEITTTANVDYIKVARDAIKRIGYDNTDYGIDYKGCAVLVAYDKQSPDIAQGVDNANDDPLDQGAGDQGLMFGYAVNETPQLMPLPIWLSHRVMERQSQLRKDGRLPWLRPDAKSQVTIRYVDGKPHSIDTVLVSTQHAPEMTLDAIREAVIEEIIKPTLPAELIKGEIKYLVNPTGRFVIGGPQGDCGLTGRKIIVDTYGGAAPHGGGAFSGKDPSKVDRSAAYAGRYVAKNIVAAGLADKCLVQVSYAIGVAQPTSIMVETYGTGKISDERLTQLVREHFDLRPKGIVKMLDLLRPIYTKTAAYGHFGRDEPEFSWEATDKAAALRAAAGL; this comes from the coding sequence ATGAGTGAATATCTTTTTACTTCGGAATCGGTTTCCGAAGGCCATCCCGACAAATTAGCTGATCAGGTGTCTGATAGCATTCTGGATGCAATTCTTGAACAAGACCCAACTGCACGCGTGGCCGCAGAAACCCTGGCCAACACCGGCCTGATTGTATTGGCGGGTGAAATTACCACCACGGCCAATGTCGATTACATTAAAGTCGCACGTGACGCCATCAAGCGCATTGGTTACGACAACACTGATTACGGCATCGACTACAAAGGTTGCGCTGTACTGGTGGCTTACGACAAGCAGTCACCTGATATTGCACAAGGTGTGGATAACGCCAATGATGATCCGCTGGATCAAGGTGCCGGAGACCAGGGCCTGATGTTTGGCTATGCTGTGAATGAAACCCCGCAATTAATGCCATTGCCGATCTGGCTCAGCCATCGCGTGATGGAGCGCCAGTCACAATTGCGTAAAGATGGCCGTTTGCCATGGTTACGCCCGGATGCCAAGTCACAAGTGACTATCCGTTATGTGGATGGCAAACCGCACAGCATTGATACCGTGCTGGTTTCTACGCAACATGCGCCAGAAATGACGCTGGACGCGATTCGTGAAGCGGTGATTGAAGAAATCATCAAGCCGACACTGCCAGCCGAGTTGATTAAAGGCGAGATCAAATACCTGGTCAACCCGACCGGCCGTTTTGTGATCGGTGGCCCGCAAGGTGATTGTGGCCTCACTGGCCGCAAGATTATTGTGGATACTTACGGTGGTGCAGCACCGCATGGTGGTGGCGCATTCTCTGGCAAAGACCCTTCCAAGGTTGACCGCTCAGCGGCCTATGCTGGTCGCTACGTGGCAAAAAACATTGTAGCTGCCGGGTTGGCTGACAAGTGCCTGGTGCAGGTCAGCTATGCGATTGGCGTGGCACAGCCAACGTCTATCATGGTAGAAACGTATGGCACGGGCAAGATTTCAGACGAGCGTCTGACACAGTTGGTGCGTGAGCATTTTGATTTGCGCCCTAAAGGCATTGTTAAGATGCTGGATCTGTTACGCCCGATTTATACCAAAACGGCAGCGTATGGTCACTTTGGTCGTGATGAGCCAGAGTTTAGCTGGGAAGCGACTGATAAAGCTGCCGCGTTGCGTGCTGCCGCAGGTCTGTAA
- a CDS encoding HD-GYP domain-containing protein — MLKTIATKEVRMGMYIHELKGPWMDHPFWRSKFVLNDPIDLQKLKASSLQQVVIDTDQGVDVLLEPERGAHQLTDKEMAMLELDGPVAADETNAERLRPATLDVERQQAAKIIASSRKAIASMFKDLRMGKAVEAEAVMPIVEEISASVTRNVHALISLVRLKTVDDYTYMHSVAVCALMTALGRELKLSETEVKQAGLAGLMHDMGKAGIPLQILNKPGSLTDNEFDVIRQHPKLGHDMLVKAHISDSVTLDVCLHHHEKIDGSGYPEHLSGDQMTIFAKMGAICDVYDAVTSTRAYKPAWEPGMALKRMASWTGHFDPVVFKAFVKSLGIYPIGTVVILKSGRLAVVVKQTPDSLLKPVVKAFFSTKSKIHIPVIELDLSKGMDEIIGNDSAATWGVGNIDHLWSSH; from the coding sequence ATGTTAAAAACAATAGCAACCAAAGAGGTGCGGATGGGGATGTATATTCATGAGCTAAAAGGCCCGTGGATGGATCATCCCTTTTGGCGTAGCAAATTTGTGCTGAATGACCCCATTGATTTGCAAAAGTTAAAAGCAAGCAGTCTGCAGCAGGTGGTGATAGACACTGACCAGGGCGTGGATGTGTTGCTTGAGCCTGAACGGGGGGCGCATCAGCTTACTGACAAAGAAATGGCCATGCTGGAGCTCGATGGGCCTGTTGCGGCAGACGAAACCAATGCCGAGCGCTTAAGGCCAGCCACTTTGGATGTTGAACGTCAGCAGGCGGCAAAAATTATTGCCTCTTCGCGCAAAGCGATCGCCTCCATGTTTAAAGATTTGCGCATGGGCAAGGCGGTTGAGGCCGAAGCCGTAATGCCGATTGTGGAAGAAATCTCAGCCTCGGTGACCCGTAATGTGCACGCGCTGATTAGTCTGGTGCGTTTGAAAACGGTAGACGATTACACCTATATGCACTCGGTAGCGGTCTGTGCATTGATGACTGCGCTAGGCAGAGAACTCAAATTGTCCGAAACCGAAGTCAAGCAGGCCGGCCTCGCCGGGCTGATGCACGATATGGGTAAGGCCGGCATTCCGTTGCAGATACTGAATAAACCAGGCTCACTCACTGATAACGAGTTTGATGTGATTCGACAACACCCCAAGCTTGGTCACGATATGCTGGTGAAGGCCCATATTTCTGACAGTGTGACGCTGGACGTGTGTTTGCATCACCACGAAAAGATCGATGGCTCCGGTTATCCCGAACATTTAAGTGGTGATCAAATGACCATTTTTGCCAAGATGGGGGCGATTTGTGATGTGTATGACGCGGTGACCTCTACCCGCGCCTATAAGCCAGCCTGGGAGCCTGGCATGGCACTCAAACGCATGGCGAGCTGGACCGGGCATTTTGACCCGGTGGTGTTTAAAGCATTTGTCAAAAGCTTAGGCATTTATCCGATTGGCACAGTTGTCATACTGAAGTCTGGCCGCCTGGCAGTGGTTGTGAAGCAAACGCCAGACAGTTTGCTCAAGCCGGTGGTCAAAGCGTTTTTCTCGACTAAATCCAAAATCCATATCCCGGTGATAGAGCTCGACTTGTCAAAAGGCATGGATGAGATTATTGGTAATGACTCAGCGGCCACCTGGGGTGTGGGCAATATTGATCACTTGTGGTCTAGCCATTAA
- the topA gene encoding type I DNA topoisomerase has product MSKLLIVESPSKAKTLKKYLGGDFEVLASYGHVRDLIPKNGAVDPTQQFAMKYDIIDRNSKHVDAIAKAVKSADSIYLATDPDREGEAISWHIAEILAEKKLIKNKLVKRVEFNEITQTAVKHAIDHPRDISMDLVNAQQARRALDYLVGFNLSPLLWKKIRRGLSAGRVQSPALRLIVERELEIEAFISREYWSIHMGALKHAHGFDARLVQLNGQKVEQFTVTNHDQQADIVGKLLLASAGKTTVTRVEKKQRSRSPAAPFTTSTLQQEAVRKLGFTTSRAMRVAQQLYEGMDVGSGTVGLITYMRTDSFSLAAEAVMQIRDYVKKNFDAGYLPKAPIMYKTKAKNAQEAHEAIRPTEITRTPASVRQHLNDEQFKLYEMIWKRTLACQMTQAKYDAVSVDLAVGSEATLFRASGQTLVFPGFIAVYMEGKDDDKDDEDAEAKLPHLETGEVLTVERIFGEQHFTEPPPRYSEASLVKALEEYGIGRPSTYASIISTLQDREYVVLDKKRFTPTDVGRVVNKFLTEHFTQYVDYDFTAKLENELDEIAEGNLDWLPVMDKFWQGFNQQIQVKADVERPGNELIDEMCPKCGLQLQKQLSRYGSFIGCTGYNATPKCDYKRNLDGEANMASEPVVIGQDADTQKEIYLMNGPYGPYLQLGLPVEGDKKKPKRVSIPKEIPLSQVNIDTANMLLSLPRDLGQHPETGKKIVANIGRFGPYVNHDSKFKSIPKTESVFSIDLEGAVKLLAAANGPTPLADLGEHPSGEGRIEVFSGRFGPYVQHNGLRATLPKSVAPEELTVEQALELLAEKAAKEGGKPSAKKPAAKKAAAPKAAAKKTTATKTTAKKPAVKKTSTTKAAASKKNKKSAEE; this is encoded by the coding sequence ATGTCAAAACTGCTGATCGTTGAATCACCCTCCAAGGCCAAAACCCTCAAAAAATATTTGGGCGGTGATTTTGAGGTCCTGGCTTCTTACGGGCATGTGCGCGACCTGATCCCCAAAAACGGTGCGGTGGACCCGACACAGCAGTTCGCCATGAAGTACGACATCATCGACCGCAACAGCAAGCATGTCGATGCCATTGCCAAAGCAGTGAAAAGTGCTGACAGCATTTATCTGGCAACCGACCCGGACCGCGAAGGTGAAGCCATCTCGTGGCATATTGCCGAAATTCTGGCCGAAAAAAAGCTGATCAAAAACAAGCTGGTCAAACGGGTTGAATTTAACGAGATTACGCAAACTGCGGTCAAACACGCTATAGATCATCCACGTGATATTTCTATGGACCTGGTCAATGCACAACAGGCCCGCCGCGCGCTGGATTATTTAGTCGGCTTTAACCTGTCACCATTGTTGTGGAAAAAAATCCGCCGTGGTTTGTCAGCAGGCCGTGTACAAAGCCCGGCACTGCGCCTGATTGTAGAGCGCGAACTGGAAATCGAAGCGTTTATCAGCCGTGAATACTGGAGCATTCACATGGGTGCGCTCAAGCATGCCCATGGCTTTGATGCCAGACTGGTGCAACTCAATGGCCAGAAAGTTGAGCAGTTCACGGTCACCAACCATGACCAGCAAGCCGATATTGTCGGCAAATTGCTGCTGGCTTCGGCGGGCAAAACCACAGTCACCCGGGTTGAGAAAAAACAACGCAGCCGCAGTCCGGCCGCGCCCTTTACCACCTCTACCCTGCAACAAGAAGCCGTGCGCAAACTTGGCTTTACCACCAGCCGCGCCATGCGCGTGGCACAGCAACTATACGAGGGTATGGATGTTGGCAGCGGCACGGTCGGTTTGATTACCTACATGCGTACCGACTCCTTTAGCCTGGCGGCCGAAGCGGTGATGCAAATCCGCGACTATGTGAAAAAGAATTTTGACGCAGGCTACCTGCCCAAAGCGCCTATCATGTACAAAACCAAAGCCAAAAATGCGCAAGAGGCGCACGAGGCGATCCGTCCGACGGAAATTACCCGCACGCCTGCCAGCGTACGCCAGCACCTGAACGACGAACAGTTCAAGCTGTATGAAATGATCTGGAAACGCACACTGGCTTGCCAGATGACACAAGCCAAATATGACGCTGTCAGCGTCGATTTAGCTGTCGGCAGCGAAGCGACGCTGTTCCGCGCCAGTGGTCAAACCCTGGTGTTCCCGGGCTTTATTGCCGTCTATATGGAAGGCAAAGACGACGATAAAGATGACGAAGATGCAGAAGCCAAATTGCCGCATCTAGAAACCGGCGAAGTGCTGACCGTTGAGAGGATTTTTGGCGAGCAACACTTTACCGAGCCGCCACCACGTTACTCCGAAGCCAGCCTGGTCAAAGCCCTTGAAGAGTACGGCATTGGCCGCCCTTCAACTTATGCCAGCATTATTTCGACCCTGCAAGACCGTGAATATGTAGTGCTGGATAAAAAACGCTTTACGCCGACCGATGTCGGCCGCGTAGTGAATAAGTTTCTCACCGAACACTTTACCCAGTATGTTGACTACGACTTTACCGCCAAGCTTGAAAACGAGCTGGACGAGATTGCTGAAGGCAACCTGGACTGGCTGCCTGTCATGGACAAGTTCTGGCAGGGCTTTAATCAGCAAATTCAGGTCAAGGCCGATGTAGAGCGCCCTGGCAACGAGCTGATTGATGAAATGTGCCCAAAATGTGGCCTGCAATTGCAAAAGCAATTGAGCCGCTACGGCAGCTTTATTGGTTGTACCGGTTACAACGCCACCCCAAAATGCGATTACAAACGCAACCTGGATGGCGAAGCCAATATGGCTAGCGAACCGGTAGTGATCGGGCAGGATGCCGACACGCAAAAAGAAATCTACCTGATGAACGGCCCTTACGGCCCTTATTTGCAGCTTGGCCTGCCTGTAGAAGGTGACAAGAAAAAGCCTAAACGGGTCAGCATTCCGAAAGAAATTCCGCTGAGCCAGGTCAATATAGACACCGCAAACATGTTGCTGAGTTTGCCGCGAGACTTAGGCCAGCACCCGGAAACCGGTAAAAAGATTGTCGCCAATATCGGTCGCTTTGGGCCTTACGTCAACCACGACAGCAAGTTCAAATCGATCCCTAAAACCGAGAGCGTGTTTAGCATAGACCTCGAAGGCGCGGTGAAGCTACTGGCGGCGGCCAACGGCCCGACTCCGCTGGCAGATTTGGGCGAGCACCCGTCAGGCGAGGGGCGCATTGAGGTGTTTTCTGGCCGGTTTGGCCCTTATGTGCAACACAACGGCTTGCGTGCAACACTGCCCAAAAGTGTCGCGCCAGAGGAGCTAACGGTGGAGCAAGCATTAGAGTTACTGGCAGAAAAAGCGGCTAAAGAAGGCGGTAAACCCAGCGCTAAAAAGCCAGCAGCAAAAAAAGCGGCCGCCCCCAAAGCAGCTGCAAAGAAAACCACTGCAACCAAAACAACGGCTAAAAAACCAGCCGTCAAAAAAACCAGCACGACTAAAGCGGCCGCCAGCAAAAAAAACAAAAAGTCAGCAGAAGAGTAA
- the ttcA gene encoding tRNA 2-thiocytidine(32) synthetase TtcA, producing MKIKHYPDDVSQNFLKLRNQLISATGKAIGDYNMIEEGDTVLVCMSGGKDSHAMLMILLALQERAPINFKLIAMNLDQKQPGFPADILPAYLEKLGVEYRIVEADTYSIVKEKIPEGKTTCSLCSRLRRGIIYTTAQQLGATKIALGHHRDDIVQTLFLNMFYGAKMKAMPPKLATNRGEFMVIRPLAYCAEKDIASYARSMQFPIIPCDLCGSQENLQRQKIKDMLNNWEREQPGRINNIFRAIGNVEPSHLADVDLYDFKHLSHAKADDEDPMFDHEKFSSNDMALNIATQDEKRIEFARKSFPIAATTEE from the coding sequence ATGAAGATCAAACATTATCCAGACGACGTTAGCCAAAACTTCTTGAAACTGCGTAATCAGTTGATTAGTGCCACGGGTAAGGCCATTGGCGATTACAACATGATTGAAGAAGGCGACACCGTGCTCGTGTGCATGAGCGGCGGCAAAGACAGCCACGCCATGTTGATGATTTTACTGGCCTTGCAAGAGCGCGCACCGATCAATTTTAAATTGATCGCGATGAACCTGGACCAGAAGCAACCTGGCTTCCCGGCTGACATTTTGCCGGCCTACCTGGAAAAACTGGGTGTGGAGTACCGTATTGTCGAGGCGGACACTTACTCGATTGTGAAAGAAAAAATCCCCGAAGGCAAAACAACGTGCAGCTTATGCTCACGCTTGCGCCGCGGTATTATTTACACCACCGCCCAACAACTGGGTGCGACCAAGATTGCGCTAGGCCATCACCGGGATGACATCGTGCAAACCTTGTTTTTAAACATGTTTTACGGTGCCAAGATGAAAGCCATGCCGCCAAAACTGGCCACCAACCGTGGTGAATTTATGGTGATCCGCCCCTTGGCATATTGTGCCGAGAAAGACATTGCGTCTTATGCGCGCAGCATGCAGTTCCCGATTATTCCGTGTGACTTATGTGGCAGCCAGGAAAACCTGCAGCGGCAAAAAATCAAAGACATGCTCAATAACTGGGAGCGCGAGCAGCCTGGGCGCATTAACAATATTTTCCGCGCCATTGGCAATGTCGAGCCTTCGCACCTGGCTGATGTTGACCTGTATGACTTCAAACACTTAAGCCATGCCAAGGCAGACGATGAAGACCCGATGTTTGATCACGAAAAATTTTCCAGTAACGACATGGCGCTGAATATTGCGACCCAGGATGAGAAACGCATTGAATTTGCGCGCAAATCTTTTCCGATTGCGGCCACCACTGAAGAATAA
- a CDS encoding pteridine reductase: MNFDAASKVVLITGGAKRVGAAIARELHRQGASLLLHYHTSSSEALALQAELNQARPGSVVVAQANLLDTAAIPQLIDTALQQFGRLDALVNNASSYYPTQLGQINTTQWEELMGSNLKAPLFLSQAAADALRASQGCIVNITDMHIERPKKHYIVYSAAKAGLVSLTKSLAQELAPDVRVNAVAPGPVLWPDGNQEFDDNYRQQVVNQTLLKRTGEPADIAKAVKFLIYDAPFITGHVLAVDGGRNLSL, translated from the coding sequence GTGAATTTCGATGCTGCTTCCAAAGTTGTGCTCATTACCGGTGGCGCTAAACGCGTCGGCGCTGCCATCGCCCGCGAGTTGCATCGCCAGGGTGCCAGCCTGTTACTGCACTACCACACCAGCAGCAGCGAAGCGCTGGCACTGCAAGCCGAGCTCAACCAGGCAAGGCCTGGCAGTGTGGTGGTAGCGCAAGCCAACCTGCTCGATACGGCGGCCATACCGCAACTGATAGACACCGCGCTGCAACAGTTTGGCCGGTTGGATGCGCTAGTCAACAATGCCTCAAGCTACTACCCGACCCAGCTTGGCCAGATTAATACAACGCAATGGGAAGAACTGATGGGTAGCAACCTGAAAGCGCCGCTATTTTTAAGCCAGGCAGCGGCCGACGCGCTGCGTGCCAGCCAGGGTTGCATTGTGAATATTACTGACATGCATATCGAGCGCCCGAAAAAACACTACATCGTTTATAGCGCGGCCAAAGCAGGCTTGGTGAGCCTGACTAAATCGCTAGCGCAAGAACTCGCCCCTGATGTCAGGGTCAATGCCGTCGCGCCCGGGCCGGTGTTATGGCCAGATGGGAATCAGGAGTTTGACGACAATTATCGCCAGCAAGTGGTCAATCAAACCTTACTCAAACGCACCGGCGAGCCTGCTGACATCGCCAAAGCCGTCAAATTTTTGATTTATGATGCGCCATTCATCACTGGCCACGTACTGGCAGTGGATGGCGGGCGCAACTTGAGCCTATAG